From Oncorhynchus nerka isolate Pitt River unplaced genomic scaffold, Oner_Uvic_2.0 unplaced_scaffold_1038, whole genome shotgun sequence, one genomic window encodes:
- the LOC115120380 gene encoding gremlin-2-like: protein MYRQFVLSILLAGVLCLVGGDTRKTRLQGSIPNPFKGNGNTSDKRTSKQEILASSQEALVVTERKYLKSDWCKTQPLRQTVSEEGCLSRTVINRFCYGQCNSFYIPRHVKTEQESFRSCAFCRPQRFTTLTVELDCPDLQPPFRHRKIQRVKQCRCISVSVGDPGKR, encoded by the coding sequence atgtacagacAGTTTGTTCTGTCAATCCTGCTTGCAGGCGTCCTGTGCCTGGTGGGCGGCGACACCCGCAAGACCCGCCTCCAAGGCTCCATCCCCAACCCTTTCAAAGGGAACGGCAACACCTCTGACAAACGCACCAGTAAACAGGAAATACTTGCCTCCAGCCAGGAAGCGCTGGTCGTCACAGAGAGGAAGTACCTGAAGAGTGACTGGTGCAAGACCCAGCCGCTGCGTCAGACGGTGAGCGAGGAGGGCTGTCTCAGTCGTACCGTCATCAACAGGTTCTGCTACGGACAGTGTAACTCCTTCTATATCCCACGACACGTTAAGACGGAGCAGGAGTCTTTCCGGTCCTGTGCTTTCTGCCGGCCGCAGCGTTTCACCACGCTGACCGTAGAGCTGGACTGTCCCGACCTCCAGCCGCCCTTCAGGCACCGCAAGATCCAGAGAGTCAAACAGTGTCGTTGTATATCGGTCTCCGTCGGTGACCCTGGGAAGCGGTGa